In Mauremys reevesii isolate NIE-2019 linkage group 8, ASM1616193v1, whole genome shotgun sequence, a single genomic region encodes these proteins:
- the RPS14 gene encoding 40S ribosomal protein S14, whose amino-acid sequence MAPRKGKEKKEEQVISLGPQVAEGENVFGVCHIFASFNDTFVHVTDLSGKETICRVTGGMKVKADRDESSPYAAMLAAQDVAQRCKELGITALHIKLRATGGNRTKTPGPGAQSALRALARSGMKIGRIEDVTPIPSDSTRRKGGRRGRRL is encoded by the exons ATGGCACCGCGTAAGGGTAAGGAGAAGAAGGAAGAGCAGGTCATCAGCTTGGGACCGCAGGTTGCCGAAGGGGAAAATGTGTTTGGCGTCTGCCATATCTTCGCTTCCTTCAATGACACTTTTGTCCATGTAACTGATCTCTCTGGCAA GGAAACCATCTGCCGAGTGACTGGTGGTATGAAGGTGAAGGCCGACAGAGACGAGTCTTCGCCCTATGCTGCTATGTTGGCAGCCCAGGATGTTGCCCAGCGGTGCAAGGAGCTGGGCATCACTGCGCTTCACATCAAGCTGCGAGCTACAGGTGGAAAtag GACCAAGactcctggacctggtgcccaGTCAGCCCTCAGAGCTCTAGCTCGTTCTGGAATGAAGATTGGGCGCATTG AGGATGTCACCCCCATCCCCTCTGACAGCACTCGCAGAAAGGGTGGTCGCCGGGGTCGTCGTCTGTAA